A genomic region of Sander vitreus isolate 19-12246 chromosome 11, sanVit1, whole genome shotgun sequence contains the following coding sequences:
- the LOC144525792 gene encoding myosin light chain kinase, smooth muscle-like has product MEEEEVTFGAVYDYYNPPTDWGRPLSPESEMSIEIGSTVSEELAEVAERFYTPGSSTEVSQPIAESFQTPKSHMSFHTLSSDSPGGFMTPQEYPFSPVEHKRPSTGGSSEMFFSPVQFLTSPGDEGIETTPPGINVDENRYLTKGIGLATLQEKVQGIPPAFLKPLIRKRVFENDSLTFYAEVFGLPSPEVKWFCNKTELVADDRVKMERDGDSISLKIHNVTKADQGEYICEAVNYVGEARSVALVGVVSQEVRFMPAPPAVTHQHVMEFDVEEDDSSRSPSPQEILLEVELDENEVKEFERQVKIITIPEYTADNKSMIISLDVLPSIYEEGAVDFVTQEHDDLKIAFEVTEMPPRFINPICDMETPEGTTVMFECSLMGIPSPIVSWFKGDKKIPHNNKKYLHSSDGDNHFLKICKVTTQDSGVYTCRAINVVGETLCRACLVVLNAKAFSGKTRGRELTAVSLGSAKVQPQKFDMVVGNTSFDSEQVSEIELEFEFEQEADESQRAVRLVAKTDSEMSEQGEKYVSINFDVFAEPSKDDKIEFKGKSSDMCSFQFQVTESPPKCVIPLTNVTAAVGTPVILQCLVNGKPNPTAEWYKDEVRVTGGRCIIQEKTAGHFNLLITNVTQSDAGEYKCIIQNTAGCVETSALLKVF; this is encoded by the coding sequence atggaggaagaggaggtcaCTTTTGGCGCTGTTTATGACTATTACAACCCTCCAACAGACTGGGGAAGACCTCTGTCCCCTGAGTCGGAGATGTCAATAGAGATTGGCAGCACTGTGAGTGAAGAGCTAGCCGAGGTAGCCGAGCGGTTTTACACCCCAGGCTCGTCTACCGAGGTCTCACAGCCAATTGCAGAGTCCTTCCAGACTCCCAAGTCTCACATGTCCTTCCATACTCTAAGTTCTGATTCACCTGGTGGGTTTATGACCCCTCAGGAATATCCCTTCTCCCCTGTAGAGCATAAGCGACCCTCGACAGGAGGCTCCAGCGAGATGTTTTTCTCACCAGTTCAGTTCTTGACTTCTCCTGGTGACGAGGGCATTGAAACAACACCTCCTGGAATAAATGTGGACGAGAATCGATACCTTACCAAGGGAATAGGCCTGGCGACTCTTCAGGAGAAAGTGCAGGGAATCCCTCCTGCTTTCCTCAAACCTCTCATTAGGAAAAGAGTGTTTGAAAATGACTCGCTAACATTTTACGCTGAGGTATTTGGCCTCCCTTCCCCAGAGGTGAAATGGTTCTGCAACAAAACCGAACTGGTAGCAGACGACAGAGTTAAAATGGAGAGAGATGGCGATAGCATCTCGCTAAAAATTCACAATGTCACAAAAGCCGACCAGGGAGAATATATTTGTGAGGCTGTGAACTATGTCGGGGAAGCCAGAAGTGTTGCTTTAGTGGGAGTTGTATCACAGGAAGTGAGGTTCATGCCTGCCCCTCCTGCTGTCACCCATCAGCACGTGATGGAGTTTGATGTGGAGGAGGATGACTCATCTCGTTCTCCCTCACCTCAGGAGATTCTGCTCGAAGTAGAATTGGATGAAAACGAGGTGAAAGAATTTGAGAGACAAGTTAAGATCATCACTATTCCTGAGTACACAGCCGACAACAAAAGCATGATCATATCTTTGGATGTTTTACCGAGTATTTATGAGGAGGGCGCTGTGGACTTTGTCACCCAGGAGcatgatgatttaaaaatagCTTTCGAGGTCACTGAGATGCCTCCACGGTTCATCAATCCCATCTGTGACATGGAAACCCCAGAGGGTACCACTGTCATGTTTGAGTGCTCACTGATGGGAATCCCATCTCCCATCGTGTCCTGGttcaaaggtgacaaaaagattcctcacaataacaaaaaatactTGCACTCATCCGATGGAGACAACCACTTCCTGAAGATCTGTAAAGTCACAACACAGGATAGCGGTGTGTATACCTGCAGGGCTATTAACGTTGTCGGGGAGACTTTGTGTAGGGCCTGTCTGGTGGTGTTAAACGCCAAGGCTTTCTCAGGGAAGACCAGAGGCAGGGAGTTGACAGCCGTGTCTCTCGGAAGCGCCAAAGTCCAGCCGCAGAAGTTCGACATGGTGGTCGGCAACACGTCTTTTGACAGCGAGCAGGTGTCAGAAATTGAGCTTGAGTTTGAGTTTGAGCAGGAGGCAGATGAGTCGCAGCGGGCAGTCAGGCTGGTGGCCAAGACTGACAGCGAAATGAGCGAACAGGGAGAGAAGTACGTTAGCATTAACTTTGATGTATTTGCTGAACCATCAAAGGATGACAAGATAGAGTTCAAAGGGAAGTCCTCTGATATGTGTAGCTTCCAGTTCCAGGTGACTGAGTCGCCGCCTAAATGCGTCATCCCGTTGACTAACGTTACAGCAGCGGTAGGGACGCCAGTTATCCTCCAGTGTCTGGTTAACGGTAAGCCAAACCCCACCGCCGAGTGGTATAAAGATGAAGTCCGAGTCACAGGGGGCAGGTGTATAATCCAGGAGAAAACTGCAGGCCATTTTAATCTGCTCATTACTAACGTGACCCAGAGTGATGCTGGCGAGTACAAGTGCATAATTCAAAACACAGCCGGGTGCGTTGAAACTTCTGCGCTGCTAAAGGTGTTTTAG